A single Vulpes lagopus strain Blue_001 chromosome 3, ASM1834538v1, whole genome shotgun sequence DNA region contains:
- the KCNA10 gene encoding potassium voltage-gated channel subfamily A member 10, whose product MLASSTTAKDVYLMSERLEAPGRARGFFFISIRIRIRSIISGGARNTGRQPGVTIYTVYTNGVTHLDRKKAEFTEVVTPRLHTWPHVCGWKEMEVALVNFENSDEIQEGPGYAADFDTTSPKGRPGSSPFSNWRILIGDSTSPETAFCRLPGDYVDSPGPEPVVLNEGNQRVIINIAGLRFETQLRTLSQFPETLLGDREKRMQFFDSMRNEYFFDRNRPSFDGILYYYQSGGKIRRPANVPIDVFADEISFYELGSEAMDQFREDEGFIKDPETPLPTNDFHRQFWLLFEYPESSSAARGVAVVSVLVVVISITIFCLETLPEFREERELKVMRDPSLNTSKTVLSPTMFTDPFFMVESTCIMWFTFELVLRFVVCPSKADFFRNIMNIIDIISIIPYFATLITELVQETEPSTQQNMSLAILRIIRLVRVFRIFKLSRHSKGLQILGQTLKASMRELGLLIFFLFIGVILFSSAIYFAEVDEPESHFSSIPDGFWWAVVTMTTVGYGDMCPVTPGGKIVGTLCAIAGVLTIALPVPVIVSNFNYFYHRETENEEKQSIPGEIDKILNSVGSRLGSMDSLSKTNGGCSSEGSKK is encoded by the exons GAGGTGCCAGGAACACAGGGAGGCAGCCGGGGGTCACCATCTACACCGTCTACACCAATGGTGTGACCCATTTAGACCGGAAGAAAGCAGAGTTCACAGAGGTGGTGACCCCAAGGCTGCATACCTG GCCCCATGTGTGTGGCTGGAAGGAAATGGAGGTTGCTCTGGTCAACTTCGAGAACTCAGACGAAATCCAGGAAGGGCCAGGCTATGCCGCAGACTTTGACACAACCAGCCCAAAAGGCCGGCCTGGGAGCAGCCCCTTCTCCAATTGGAGGATCCTCATCGGTGACAGCACCAGTCCTGAGACGGCCTTCTGCAGGCTCCCGGGAGACTATGTCGATTCCCCAGGGCCGGAGCCAGTGGTCTTGAATGAAGGGAACCAGCGGGTGATCATCAACATTGCTGGGCTGAGGTTTGAGACCCAGCTCAGAACCCTCAGTCAGTTCCCTGAGACCCTCCTGGGAGACCGGGAGAAAAGGATGCAGTTCTTCGACTCCATGAGAAATGAGTATTTCTTTGACAGGAACCGGCCCAGTTTTGATGGAATCCTGTATTATTACCAATCAGGTGGGAAAATCCGGCGCCCTGCCAATGTCCCCATCGACGTCTTTGCTGATGAAATCTCCTTCTATGAACTGGGTAGCGAGGCCATGGACCAGTTCCGGGAGGATGAAGGCTTCATCAAGGACCCTGAAACACCGCTCCCCACCAATGACTTCCACCGGCAGTTCTGGCTCCTCTTCGAGTACCCGGAGAGCTCCAGCGCTGCCCGCGGTGTGGCTGTGGTCTCTGTGTTGGTTGTGGTCATCTCCATCACCATCTTCTGCCTGGAAACACTACCGGAGTTCCGGGAGGAGAGGGAGCTGAAGGTGATGAGAGACCCCAGCCTCAACACAAGTAAGACAGTCCTCTCCCCCACCATGTTCACTGACCCCTTCTTCATGGTGGAGTCCACCTGCATCATGTGGTTCACTTTCGAACTGGTGCTCCGGTTTGTGGTCTGCCCCAGCAAGGCCGACTTCTTCAGGAACATCATGAACATCATTGATATCATCTCCATCATCCCCTACTTTGCAACCCTCATCACAGAGCTGGTCCAGGAGAcagagcccagcacccagcagaaCATGTCCCTGGCCATCCTGAGGATCATCCGGCTGGTGCGGGTCTTCCGCATCTTCAAGCTCTCCCGGCACTCCAAGGGGTTGCAGATCCTGGGCCAGACGCTCAAGGCGTCCATGCGGGAACTGGGGCtgctcatcttcttcctcttcattggGGTCATCCTCTTCTCCAGCGCCATCTACTTTGCCGAGGTGGATGAGCCAGAGTCCCATTTCTCTAGCATTCCTGATGGCTTCTGGTGGGCAGTAGTCACCATGACAACCGTGGGCTATGGTGACATGTGCCCAGTCACCCCTGGGGGGAAGATTGTGGGCACTCTATGCGCCATCGCGGGGGTCCTCACCATTGCCCTCCCTGTGCCTGTCATTGTCTCCAACTTTAACTACTTCTACCATCGGGAGACTGAGAATGAGGAGAAACAAAGCATCCCGGGTGAAATTGATAAAATCCTCAACAGCGTGGGCTCAAGACTGGGCAGCATGGACTCTCTTAGCAAGACCAACGGTGGCTGCTCCTCTGAGGGGTCCAAGAAGTGA